One window of Schistocerca cancellata isolate TAMUIC-IGC-003103 chromosome 9, iqSchCanc2.1, whole genome shotgun sequence genomic DNA carries:
- the LOC126100920 gene encoding F-box/LRR-repeat protein 7-like encodes MSNVTAHINNFPDEILLHIFNYLPTTDLLVCVTKVCTRWNAFAYDRKLWNRRMVDLPEDTSVQALVECFPKCTSVSMELNSASWPGQAMFDGKHLHAFMRTRDCFLSFLTTIIKNGDDITDISVCGVNEDVEEVLTVIAHLPNLKTLLINGSFFADNSGIRHIGDNCPHLRKVDTGEITFAEEEVEYFIRKKKHQLTHIGLALQTAEGSSLLPFLGLCGDTLISLDIYGIAGFYITVVDDVTVFSALKKLEHLRFHNYIKFGSDVLVNAFTSSWFLNLRTLVIDTATYVDDEVMAAISLNCPLLNELQINYSQITGEGLKYLHCLRNLQKLDLSLSQLLKSLGTLSQCVQLRKLSLESCARVHSREIADAVPHIHELRVLDLSQCGASLLRLRELPQQLPFLRTLVLYGADINVEQLQAMRHCAPHINVVI; translated from the exons ATGAGCAATGTAACAGCACACATTAACAATTTTCCAGATGAAATACTTCTACATATATTCAATTATTTACCTACAACGGACTTGCTCGTGTGTGTGACAAAAGTGTGTACTCGATGGAACGCCTTCGCATACGATCGCAAGCTTTGGAATCGCAGAATGGTGGATCTACCAGAAGATACCTCTGTGCAGGCTTTGGTTGAATGTTTCCCTAAATGCACATCTGTCAGTATGGAACTCAACAGTGCCTCTTGGCCTGGACAGGCTATGTTTGACGGGAAACACCTACACGCATTCATGCGGACAAGAGACTGTTTCCTTAGTttcctaacaacaataataaaaaatggtgATGACATTACAGATATATCTGTATGTGGCGTTAACGAGGATGTGGAGGAAGTGCTGACGGTCATTGCCCACTTACCGAATCTAAAGACTTTACTTATAAATGGATCATTTTTTGCTGATAATTCAGGAATTAGGCACATTGGGGACAACTGTCCACACTTGAGGAAAGTGGACACAGGCGAAATCACGTTTGCAGAAGAGGAAGTGGAATATTTTATAAGAAAGAAGAAACATCAGCTGACACATATAGGTTTGGCCCTACAAACAGCTGAAGGTTCCTCATTGTTGCCTTTTCTGGGCCTCTGTGGTGATACATTAATCAGCCTGGATATTTATGGCATTGCAGGCTTTTATATTACTGTCGTGGATGATGTAACTGTTTTCAGTGCCCTTAAAAAATTGGAACATCTCAGATTTCACAATTACATCAAATTTGGGAGTGATGTCCTTGTAAATGCATTTACCTCCAGCTGGTTCTTAAATCTGAGGACTCTTGTGATAGATACTGCCACTTATGTGGATGATGAAGTAATGGCAGCCATCAGTCTCAATTGCCCACTGCTGAATGAGCTGCAGATCAACTATTCTCAAATTACAGGAGAG GGACTGAAGTACCTGCACTGTCTCCGGAACCTGCAGAAGCTGGACCTGTCGCTCTCACAACTTTTGAAGTCTCTGGGAACACTCTCGCAGTGTGTCCAGCTGCGAAAGCTGAGCCTGGAGAGCTGCGCACGTGTCCATTCGAGAGAAATAGCGGATGCAGTGCCGCACATCCACGAGCTGCGAGTACTCGACCTCAGCCAGTGTGGGGCGTCACTGCTCCGTCTGCGGGAGCTGCCACAGCAGCTGCCCTTCCTCCGTACACTTGTCCTTTATGGTGCTGACATAAATGTAGAACAGCTACAAGCTATGAGGCACTGCGCACCACACATTAATGTTGTGATATAA